TTGGCGACATCGAAGCCGACCCAGCCCAAGCCCTGCACATAAGCCTCGGCCCAACCGTGGCCGGCGTCCTGCTCCACCTGCCCGTCCATCTTGAGGTACCCGCCGACATAGCGGGTGGGGATGTCGACCAACCGGCCGGCGCTGATGAACACGTGCGCCTGATCCTGGCAGACCCCGCGCCCGGCCGCGAGCGCCTGCTCGGCCGAAGTTTTCACGTCGGTGGTGCCCGGCACGTAGTCGACCGCGGCGCGCACCGCCTCGCTCAGCTTGTGCAGGAACTCGAGCGGCTGCTTGCGATCGGCATCGATGCCCGCCACCAGCGCGCGCACCTTGAGGCCCGCGCGGGTGAGCGGCGTCGCCCGCAGGAAGCACCATAGCGGGAAGTGGCCGGTATGCTCGCCCACCACGCCGCTGTTGTCGGCTGTGCGCACCGTGCCCTTGCAGGTAACCACCACCTCGCGCGCACCGGGCTCGAGCGAGACGAGCTCGACATGGTTCTGATGCTGGTCGTCGTACTCGGCTTCCGGCTGGGCGCCTTGGAGCTCGGTCGTCCAGTCGACGATCTGCTGTCCGTGCGTCGACTTGGGCCGCAAGCGCAACCGCTGCAGGCCGTGACTGACGCCATGATCGAAGCTGTAGCGAGTCTCGTGTTGAATGGTGAGGAGCACGTGGGCAGCCGTCCTATGCGATGAACCGGTAGTCGGCGGCGATCGCCTCGCCGATCCGATAGGTGCGGCCGATGACGTCCTGCAGGAATTCATGCAGGCCACCCTCGAAGATGCGTTCGATGTTGGTGTCGTGCAGGCGGGTGCCGGCGTCCCGCAGCAGCTGATGCGCCTGCGTTTCGCCGCCGTACTGCTTGGCGAGCCCGGCCATGTTGCTTCGCAGCTTTTCGTAGCAGAACACCAGGCTGCGCGGAAAACGGCCATCGAGGATCAGGAACCGGGCGATCCCGCGCGGGTCCATCGACCCGGCGTTCAGCCACGAATAGGCCCGGTTGCCCGCGACCGAGCGCAGCAGCGTATCCCACTGCACGTTGTCGAGGCTGGACCCGACCCAGGCGACCGAGGGCAGCAGAACGTAATACTTCACGTCGAGGATACGCGCGGTGTTGTCCGCCCGTTCGATGAACGTGCCGATGCGCGCGAAGTTGAACACCTCGTTCCGCAGCATCGAGCCTTCCATTGCCCCGCGCACCAGGGTGGCGCGCTGGCGGATGGTGGAGAGCACTTCGCGCAAGTTGGTCTCACGCACCGGGCGTGCCAGCAGCTCGCGCAGGATCATCCAGGTCTCGTTGGTGGCTTCCCAGACTTCGTTGGTCAGGCTGGTGCGCACCACGCGTGCGTTGGTGCGCGCGTTCTCGATCATGGACAGGACGCTGCCGGGATTGTCGCGATCGCGCAGCAGGAAGTTGAACACTGCAGCGCCGGACAGCTCCTGGTTGCGGGCAAGGAACGCGGGCTCCTGGCCCGTGGTCGTCAGGACCGAGCGCCACTCCTCCTGCTGGCTTGCACGGCTGCCGCGGGTGAGCGCGAGGTGGAAGCCCACATCGATCAGGCGCGCGGTGTTCTCCGCCCGCTCCAGGTAGCGCGCCATCCAATAGACGCCATTCGCGGCCCGGCCGAGCATCAGCGGGGCTCCTGCATGGTGAGCGCCATCATTCGTCCAGCACCCAGCTGTCCTTGGTCCCGCCGCCCTGCGACGAGTTCACCACCAGCGAGCCCTTCTTCAGCGCCACGCGCGTCAGGCCCCCGGGCGTGATGTCGATACCGTCGGGCGAGCACAGCACGAACGGCCGCAGGTCGACATGCCGCGGTGCCAGGCCTTCCTTGGTGAAGATCGGCACCGTCGAGAGCGAGAGCGTCGGCTGGGCGATGTAGTTGTCCGGCTTGGCGGCTAGCTTGGCGGCGAACTCGGCGATCTCCTTCTTGGACGAGGTTGGCCCGATCAGCATGCCGTAGCCGCCCGATCCGTGCACTTCCTTGACGACCAGCTCGGCCAGGTTGTCGAGCACGTACTTGAGCGAATCCGCCTCGCTGCAGCGCCAAGTCGGCACGTTCTGCAGGATCGGTTTCTCGCCGGTGTAGAACTCAACGATGTCGGGCATGAAGCTGTAGATCGCCTTGTCGTCGGCAATGCCGGTGCCCGGCGCATTGGCGATGGTGACGCCCCCTGCCCGATACACATCCATGATCCCGGCGACGCCCAGCACGCTGTCGGGCTCGAAGCTCAAGGGATCGAGGTAGTTGTCGTCGACGCGGCGGTAGATCACGTCGACCGGCTTGTAGCCCTCCGTGGTGCGCATCTGCACGTGGCCGTTGCACACGCGCAGATCGCTGCCTTCGACCAGCTCGGCGCCCATCTGGTCGGCGAGATAGGCATGCTCGAAATAGGCGGAGTTGAAGATGCCCGGCGTCAGCACCGCCACTGCCGGGCGCGACCCCTTGGAGCGCGCCCCGGCAGGCGCACAGGCCTGCAGCGAGCGCATCAGCCGGCGCGGATAGTCCGAGACCGGCCGCACCGGGATCTTGGTGAACAGCTCCGGGAACATCGCCATCATCGTCTCGCGGTTCTCGAGCATGTACGAGACGCCGGACGGCGTGCGGGCGTTGTCCTCCAGCACCATGAATTCGTCGGGGCCAGTGCGGACCAGATCGATGCCGACGATGTGGGTGTAGACGCCGCCTGGGGGCGTGAACCCGATCATTTGCGTCAGGAACGCCTCGTTCTCGCGCAGCAGCTGCACGGGGAGGCGGCCCGACTTCACGATTTCCTGGCGGTGATAGAGATCCTGCAGGAAGGCGTTGATCGCCCGCACCCGCTGCTCGATCCCGCGCGTCAGCTTGCGCCATTCGCGCGCGGTGATGATCCGCGGGATCATGTCGAAGGGGATCAGCCGCTCTTCGCCGGCATCGTCGCCATAGACGTTGAAGGTGATGCCGATGCGGCGGAAGAAGCGCTCAGCCTCGGCATCCTGGCGGCGCAGCCAGGCAATGTCCTGCCCATCGTACCAGTCTCGGAAATCGGCATAGGCGGAGCGGACCGAGCCATCCCCGTGAAGCATTTCGTCGTAGCGTGACCCGCCCGCAGAACTCATCGTGACTCCCGTTTGTCACAGGTGTGCATTAAGGATCATCGCTTGCCAAGCGGGTTACGCTGCGGGTGCGAAAAGAAATGCCGCCAAGGGCCTGATCTTTGCGGACAAGGCTACGCGGCACCGGCCGCGATCGATCCACCTGTGCTGGGTCAGGCCAGGAGGTCAGAAGGGCCGCTCGCCCATGTAGTTGCCGGCCTCGCTGTACCGGCATACCAGCACATCCTCGCCCGCGCTGCTGGCCAGCGCACAGCCGACACGGCGGGTCTGGCGCCAGACCAGCTGCGTGTAGTGGCCCACGTCTTCGACACGTCCCGTCGTGCTGTTGTTCGGGAAGGTACCTGGGCGGTAGTAGCGCTTCTCCCGCACCCAGCCATCGACCATCGCCTCCAGACCATAGTAGCCCCGCGTGCCCGCCCACAGGTTCTCGCCCTGCGGGTCAGTCGCGCGTTCCGGGGCGTGCTGGAACGCGCCGGATGCCGACAGGTGCGCCGCCCACGCCCGCGCCGAGCTCGCCAGCGCCGGGTCCCACTGCAATGGCTCGATCCCGAGCGCCAAGCGCTCACGGTTATGCGCGGCGAGCACGCGCTGCTCGAACCGGCCGGTGAAGTCGGTCGCACCCAGCAATGCCGGCGCGCTCGCAAGCAAGGCCAGACCCAGCACTTTCCTTCGCCACCCGCGCGACATGATCCCGAACTCCGCCACTCAGGCGAGCCTTGTGGACGAGCGCGGTGACCGGGCGGTTTGGGGCTATGGTTACCCGGCGATTCAGATGTTTGTGTGTATGATCAGATGGTTGGGACGTGCGCATGGTGGCCGCACCGAATGGTGTGCCAGCGCAAAAGGGCCTGCCGAGGCGGAGGCGCAAACTAGGCCAGCACGGCACCATCGACCGCACGGCCTCAGCTCGTCGGAGGCCTTCAGGCGCTCGCTGGTCTCGCCTGCTCGAAGTCAACACTCACCGTCGGCTGGCATGCTTCGACAAGCTCAGCATAGGCGGTGTTGGGGAGTGTCGCGCCGATGCGATTGATTCGGTAAACGTGACATGGCCTTAGACACAATCGCCTGGAGCAATTTGCGCGCTGGCCGTGATCACCTCATGACCTAGCTTAACACCGCCTGGGCTGAGCTTGTCGAAGCCCGCCAGCCGTCGTGCGTTCTCGCGTTCGCACCGCTTTCGCTCGCCACAGCGACAGCTCAGCTACGCTCGGCGCCGATGATCGCGACCTTGTCACCCCGCCGTGCCTGCTCGAACAGGCGCCGGGCGAACTCGGGAGGGACGCCGATGCAGCCGTGCGTCGCGGCAGCCGCGCGCACGTTGCTGGCGTGGATGGCGACGCCATCCGGCGTCAGGCGCAGCATGAAGGGCATGGGTGCATCGTAGAGGGTGGAGCGATGGTGCCGCGCGCGTTCGAGGATGGGGTAGACGCCGGGCGGGGTCGGCTTGCCCTCGGCGCCGTAGAGGATCACCGTCGAGCCGATTTCGTGCCCGGCGCGGAACACGGACAGGACTTGCAGCCCCAGATCGACCCGGATCCACACCGGTCCGGCAGGTACGCCGGCATCGTTCCAGACGAACTCGCCAAACTCCATCGGTTTGCCGATATCGAGCAGGCTGCGCACCTGACGCCGCTCGCCGCCGGGCAGATCGAGAACCGGCAGGTGTCCGGCCGGGTAAGTGATGCGCCCGTGCGCCGCCGGGATCGCTGAGACGGGAAGCGGAACCGGCGCCTTCGGCGCAAGCATGGCCGCAGCCGCAAGCCAGATGACGCCCAGCAGCGCAACCGGCGCCAGCACCGCGCCGAGCCGTCGCCTCCGCACGCGGCGTGGATCTTCTGGCTGGACGAGGTACAGCCGCATCGACGGTCAGCCGCGGCGCACGCCGCGGTTTGGACCGCGGCTCCGCATGGCCCATCCGATCGCGCCTAGTCCCAGGATCATCATGGCCCATGTCGTTGGCTCCGGAACCGCTGGGCCGGGCGCCACGGGCACTTCGGGTTGGGTGCCGCCTGTGGAGGGCGCCACGTCTCCCCCGCCGAAGGATGGCACGTCGAAGCCCGGGGTCTGGCCCGGCAGGCCGACGCGCGGGAGATCGAATGCGCTGGAAGGAGAGCCCAGCAGCCTGGCGTCGAGCGGCGGCTCTGCCAGGGCCAGCGCCGGCGCGTTGGGCCGAGTGCGCACGTTGGAGAGCACCCGCTCTCGCGGCAGCACCACGCCGGGCCTTGGCGCACCGGCACGGCGACTGGCGGCGAGGCGCTGCTTGGTCTGCAGCAGCGCGCCGCCCACACGCGCACCGGGCGAGCGCGCGGAGAACACCGACAGCGGATTGCGCAACGTGGCCGCAACGGCCGCGCGATCCTCTGCCCGCGCGAACAGCCCGAAGTAGGCGGCGCTGGTCACCAGCGCCAGCAGCGCAAAGCCGCCCAGCCGCCGTTGCAGGGGCGTCAGCTTAGCCAGTAATCGCTTGAACGCCTCCATGGCGCGAATCCCCCGCAGCATCTTGTTTTAACAGGAGGACGTGCTGCGCAGTTCCGCTTATGATCCAGAGTGGAGCTAGTTGTTATACGGAACGTGCAAACGCGAATGGATCAGGCGGGTTCGGGCTCCATTTCGCGCGCCGGTGTGAAGGCGATCGGCAGGCCCCTGATGCCCCATGCACCCGGGAAGGGACGCCAGCCCGGCACTGCCGCCAGTGCCGGCTCGCGCATGCGCTGGGCGACCTGGTGCAGCGCCTCCTGCAGCTGCGCGCGCGCGATGTACTGGCCCAGGCACATGTGCCGTCCGAGCGCAAAGGCCAGGTGGCGCTTGTCCGGCTCGACCGTACGCTCGGGATCGAAGGTCCAGCCCTCGGGGAAGGTACCCGGATCGCGCCCGGATATCGAGAGCGGGAAGAACAGCATGGTGTCCTTGGGGAACGTCACGTCGCGGTAGGTGAACTCGGTATCGACGTATCGCGCCACGGTGCTGGGATTGAACCAGCGCAGCGCCTCCTCGATCACCTTGCGGCAATAGTCGTGATCGGCCGCGCACCGCTCGTAGATCTCGGGCCGGTCGAGCAGCGTGTGCATCGTGTAGGTCAGCACGTTTTTGGACGTGTCGTAACCGGCGATGAAGAAGAACATCAGCAGGTCGACCAGCTGCCGGTCCGAGACGCCGTTCTCCGCGCCGGTGCGCACCAGGATGTCGAGCAGATCCTCGACGTGATCGCTTCTTCGCGGGTTGGCGCGGCGCTCGGTGATGCAGTCGGCCGCGAACTGCTCGACGCGCACGATGCCCTCCTGGATGCGCGGGAACAGGTCGAGGTTGTAGCTGTGCGCCAGGCCGATGACCTCCAGATCGTCGCGCAGCAGGCGGATGCCCTCCTGCGGCGCGCCGACCAGGGTGAACATGACCGAGATCGGGAAGTGGGAGGCGAACTCCTCGAAGTCGATCTTCCGCCGCTCGCCCCCGATCGGAGCCCAGTCATCCAGCAGGCCGGAGATCGTCTCGCGCATCATCGGGCGCAGCTCGTTCGCGTTGCGCGGGGTGAAACGCGCGGCAAGGGCACGGCGCAAAAGCATGTGCTGCTCGGGCGGCAAGGAAATCAGCTGCTCCTGGGTGAAGCGGCCCCAGGGCGTGCCCTCCTGCCCCAGGTGCCCGACCACGTCGGCGTAGGGGGGGCGCAGCTGGTCGTCGCGGCCGAACAGCTCGCGCATGGCCCGGTACTCGTGGATGACCACGCCGTTGCCCTCCCACTTCGCCAGCCAGGGGTGGACGGCTCGAGCCTTGTCGAATTCGGACCAGGGGTCCTCACCCATCGCCGGCTCGCCCAGCGGCATGGCATAGAGCTCAAGCTCGTTCGGAGTCAGCATCGTCATCCTCTCCGCCGTTACGGATACTAAGCGACTGCTTAGTGACGGCGAGGACCAGCGTCAACGTTATGGAATGCCGTGGATCATAGGAGTCCGCGCGCCGTCAGGTCGGCTTCCAGCGTCAAGGCGTCGGTAAAGTGGTGCACCTGCCAGCCGAGGGCGCATGCGGCTGCGATGTTGGCGGCATTGTCATCGATGAACAGCATCGCCGTGGGGTCATGGCCGAAGCGGCGCGCAGCCAGTTCGAAGATGCCGGCATCGGGCTTGGCGATCTTCTCGTCGCCGGATACCACCACCTCGCGGAAGTGCGCGAAGCTGGGCTGGGTCGGCGCGAACTCGGCCCAGAACGGACTGGCAAAGTTAGTGATGGCGTAGAGCGGCATGCCGCGACCAGCCAGCCGTTCGAGCAGCTCGTGCGATCCCGCGACCGGGCCGGGGATCGTCTCGATGAAGCGGGTGGCATAGGCGTCGATTAAGGCGGCGTGATCGGGGAAGGTCAGCTTGCGCTCGGCCACCATCTCGGCCAGCTCCCGCCCGGCGTCGTGCTGGAAATGCCATTCCTCGCTGACGACATGGGTGACGAACCATTCGAGCTGGTCCGGATCGTCGATCAGCTTGCCGAACAGGCAGCGCATGTCCCACTCGACCAGCACGCGGCCGACATCGAATACGACGGCCGTGAGCGGAGCCTTGACTTGACCGTTTGGCTGGGTTCCGGACACAACAAAAGCCCCCGCGTCAGCGGGGGCCTTCAACGGCGATGCGATCCCGCCGTGAGTGCCGGCGCCCCTAGGGGCGCCCGCCAAGATCAGCCCTGGCGCGCCTTGAAGCGGCGGTTGGTCTTGTTGATCACGTAAGTACGGCCGCGGCGACGGATGACGCGGTTGTCCCGGTGGCGGTCCTTCAGCGACTTGAGGCTGTTGCGGATCTTCATGGTCGTTCTCTCGTGATTCGCTATTGGGGCGGTTACCGACCGCCGGAAAATCGAAGCCGCGCCGTTAGGGGCGCGCCGGGCCCGAGTCAAGGTGGCGTGTTCTGGTGGCACGGCTTGCCGCAGGTAATCGGCCGGGGCTACCACCCGTTCATCGCGCGGCAACCGCCACCATGCTCTACATATCTGTGGCGGCATATCTTTCAGGAAGTCTCATGCGAACACTCTCCGTCGCCATCCTCGCCACATGCCTGCTTTCAGCGCCGTCTTCATCCTTCGCTCGGCCCGGTGGTTGGGGTGGTCCCGGGTGGGGCGACGACTATGGTTCGCGCTGGGGTGATGCCCCGACAGCCAGCCGGGCGCGCTCGGCCAGCCGCTCGGACCCGCGCGAGGGGCGCATCCAGGTCAACCGTTTCATCACCCAGGACCTGGCAGGCATCGACCTGCTGGGACACGGCGCCGTCGCCGTCAGCTCGCAGGCAGGGTCGGGGAACGACGGACCGGGTGCGGGTGGGATCCAGGACTATCTGGCGCAAGGTGCCCGCGCGCCGTTCGAGGCGGCGGTGCTCGATCGCCTGGTGGCGGTCGGCTACGACACCGTCCATGCCGATCCGTCCGGCGGTCAGGTCGCCGAAGTGCGGGTCACGCGTGAAGTGCTGGTGCCTGGCGAGATCAAGCGCAGTCCGGTCAGCGGCACCGCGGCGATGGAAGTCGGGAACCGCGGCTCGGCCTATGGCTTGGGCATCAACGTCGACATGACCAAGCCGCGCTCGGCACTGCTCTCCACGCGCCTCGATGCGCGGATCAAGGATCGCGCCAGTGGCAAGGTGCTGTGGGAAGGCAACGCCCAGATCGCCACGCGCGAAGGCGACGAACGTTGGACCGACGGCGCCGTCGCCACCCGCCTCGCCGAAGCGCTGTTCGACGACTTCCGCCAGCCGACGGGGTAGGAGTTCATCGTTGTCCCTCGGTCGTGTCGAGGGCGGGGGAACACAGATGAAGCGGTAACCTGAGGAAGCCTAGCCGCTGCCACGCTAGCCCTTGCAAGCGCATGGCATAGCGCTCAAATCCTTGTGGCACCGGGACAAACCCGCAGGTGCCACGGAGACGATGCCATGATGCCGATCGCTCGCGCGCTGCTGCCAGCGCTGGTTGCCGGAACGCTGTTCTCTGGATGCGCCACGCCGGT
The window above is part of the Novosphingobium sp. 9U genome. Proteins encoded here:
- a CDS encoding CAP domain-containing protein; translation: MAEFGIMSRGWRRKVLGLALLASAPALLGATDFTGRFEQRVLAAHNRERLALGIEPLQWDPALASSARAWAAHLSASGAFQHAPERATDPQGENLWAGTRGYYGLEAMVDGWVREKRYYRPGTFPNNSTTGRVEDVGHYTQLVWRQTRRVGCALASSAGEDVLVCRYSEAGNYMGERPF
- a CDS encoding alpha-E domain-containing protein is translated as MLGRAANGVYWMARYLERAENTARLIDVGFHLALTRGSRASQQEEWRSVLTTTGQEPAFLARNQELSGAAVFNFLLRDRDNPGSVLSMIENARTNARVVRTSLTNEVWEATNETWMILRELLARPVRETNLREVLSTIRQRATLVRGAMEGSMLRNEVFNFARIGTFIERADNTARILDVKYYVLLPSVAWVGSSLDNVQWDTLLRSVAGNRAYSWLNAGSMDPRGIARFLILDGRFPRSLVFCYEKLRSNMAGLAKQYGGETQAHQLLRDAGTRLHDTNIERIFEGGLHEFLQDVIGRTYRIGEAIAADYRFIA
- the ykgO gene encoding type B 50S ribosomal protein L36 — its product is MKIRNSLKSLKDRHRDNRVIRRRGRTYVINKTNRRFKARQG
- a CDS encoding cytochrome P450; its protein translation is MTMLTPNELELYAMPLGEPAMGEDPWSEFDKARAVHPWLAKWEGNGVVIHEYRAMRELFGRDDQLRPPYADVVGHLGQEGTPWGRFTQEQLISLPPEQHMLLRRALAARFTPRNANELRPMMRETISGLLDDWAPIGGERRKIDFEEFASHFPISVMFTLVGAPQEGIRLLRDDLEVIGLAHSYNLDLFPRIQEGIVRVEQFAADCITERRANPRRSDHVEDLLDILVRTGAENGVSDRQLVDLLMFFFIAGYDTSKNVLTYTMHTLLDRPEIYERCAADHDYCRKVIEEALRWFNPSTVARYVDTEFTYRDVTFPKDTMLFFPLSISGRDPGTFPEGWTFDPERTVEPDKRHLAFALGRHMCLGQYIARAQLQEALHQVAQRMREPALAAVPGWRPFPGAWGIRGLPIAFTPAREMEPEPA
- a CDS encoding circularly permuted type 2 ATP-grasp protein, coding for MSSAGGSRYDEMLHGDGSVRSAYADFRDWYDGQDIAWLRRQDAEAERFFRRIGITFNVYGDDAGEERLIPFDMIPRIITAREWRKLTRGIEQRVRAINAFLQDLYHRQEIVKSGRLPVQLLRENEAFLTQMIGFTPPGGVYTHIVGIDLVRTGPDEFMVLEDNARTPSGVSYMLENRETMMAMFPELFTKIPVRPVSDYPRRLMRSLQACAPAGARSKGSRPAVAVLTPGIFNSAYFEHAYLADQMGAELVEGSDLRVCNGHVQMRTTEGYKPVDVIYRRVDDNYLDPLSFEPDSVLGVAGIMDVYRAGGVTIANAPGTGIADDKAIYSFMPDIVEFYTGEKPILQNVPTWRCSEADSLKYVLDNLAELVVKEVHGSGGYGMLIGPTSSKKEIAEFAAKLAAKPDNYIAQPTLSLSTVPIFTKEGLAPRHVDLRPFVLCSPDGIDITPGGLTRVALKKGSLVVNSSQGGGTKDSWVLDE
- a CDS encoding PEPxxWA-CTERM sorting domain-containing protein — encoded protein: MEAFKRLLAKLTPLQRRLGGFALLALVTSAAYFGLFARAEDRAAVAATLRNPLSVFSARSPGARVGGALLQTKQRLAASRRAGAPRPGVVLPRERVLSNVRTRPNAPALALAEPPLDARLLGSPSSAFDLPRVGLPGQTPGFDVPSFGGGDVAPSTGGTQPEVPVAPGPAVPEPTTWAMMILGLGAIGWAMRSRGPNRGVRRG
- a CDS encoding L,D-transpeptidase family protein, which encodes MRLYLVQPEDPRRVRRRRLGAVLAPVALLGVIWLAAAAMLAPKAPVPLPVSAIPAAHGRITYPAGHLPVLDLPGGERRQVRSLLDIGKPMEFGEFVWNDAGVPAGPVWIRVDLGLQVLSVFRAGHEIGSTVILYGAEGKPTPPGVYPILERARHHRSTLYDAPMPFMLRLTPDGVAIHASNVRAAAATHGCIGVPPEFARRLFEQARRGDKVAIIGAERS
- a CDS encoding HAD family hydrolase, which translates into the protein MRCLFGKLIDDPDQLEWFVTHVVSEEWHFQHDAGRELAEMVAERKLTFPDHAALIDAYATRFIETIPGPVAGSHELLERLAGRGMPLYAITNFASPFWAEFAPTQPSFAHFREVVVSGDEKIAKPDAGIFELAARRFGHDPTAMLFIDDNAANIAAACALGWQVHHFTDALTLEADLTARGLL
- a CDS encoding transglutaminase family protein, with the translated sequence MLLTIQHETRYSFDHGVSHGLQRLRLRPKSTHGQQIVDWTTELQGAQPEAEYDDQHQNHVELVSLEPGAREVVVTCKGTVRTADNSGVVGEHTGHFPLWCFLRATPLTRAGLKVRALVAGIDADRKQPLEFLHKLSEAVRAAVDYVPGTTDVKTSAEQALAAGRGVCQDQAHVFISAGRLVDIPTRYVGGYLKMDGQVEQDAGHGWAEAYVQGLGWVGFDVANAICPDERYVRVASGCDYSDAAPFTGIATGTGESRLSVHLSVDENRVGQQQQSQNGQRQSQGGPQQPGGD